The window ATTAGATTAGTGGTTATGTCTTTTTCACATAGGCCACCCAACCATCACTGgcacaagcacaaaaacacttcttCATAGGTCCATACTCACTTTAGGTTCATGCCATATGTCAGCCTCTGAGGGCAAAAACCACGGACCAACTGACAGCAGAGCTAGTTacagctaataaaaaaaaaacaactatgttttttataatgactgttcatttttgggaaaaacatggtaaaaagtgcaaagtaaaCATCTAGGATGAGAATCAAATAATTCTGTACCACATGTGTGACTCATTTCCTGTgaatacattgtttttgtgaagCCAGCTTGAATCAAGTGCAGGgatagcaaaaaaataaaataaaatgctttaccAAAATTGGGTTTGATCTCGTGAGAATTAtagataaacatttttgtttagatATGTTTTAACTTTACTATAGTTTCGTTTTGAtggccattaaaaaaatgttatggtcCTTATACAGAGAGCTTTGATCAGCCCCAAGTTACTATTAATATCATCTACTGTCTCTCAAAACTTATATTAAGGTTCTAAATGTTAAAGATATATGACgcaaacacattctcatcccatcTTTACATTCATGCTGGAAGCAAACACAGGGCTCCCAGAGTGAAGCCCTGAGTTTGTTGAACCCAGACACCCCCCaaagatttagaaaaagttTATATGGTTCTGAAGAACAAGATGTCCTGGTGAAAGTCCCATGTTTTGTTCCACAATCCACCACCCCAGCCTGCTGTACTCCTGTTAGCGCACTGGTCACATGACCACAGCTCTCTAAAATACATGGGTTTTGCACAAATCACTGGTCAATGAGTACGTGGGATATGAGCGAATTTTGATGCATTACTTATTGCAGGAAAATGTACAGTGGTGAAAACATTGCATAAGAACATCCCAACAGAAGTAATTCCTCTTAAACTTATGACCCCACcagaagtgtgtgtgactgcatatttcttctgcagagactctgtccTCTActtgtatttcctttttttatttttattttttatatatgtgaCATTTATGGATGTAACCCCCCACAGCTCTTTGGTGAGGTCtgagctttataaaaaaagttggcaGCCAGCtgccagaccataagcagcagACATCCAAagacacaagacacaaaacCCAAACCCCCAAAcccaaaaatgttaatttaataaAGCTTTTACTTCCACTTTTGCTTGTGGGCATGTTTCCAAGCAGTAAacaacaatcctgcatagtgtaaaacacacttcacagTCCAAatacagacatattttttttcctctggatATGGAATATGGttcacacaaaatgcattttgtgagcataactatttttaatgtgacaatttaatctttattatttttaattacagatGTTGCAAAATAAAGATCAAATACAGCATGAAtctaaaggaagaaaaatatatagatCCTGCCCCATTCACTGAAATGACAATTAGACACCCcttcaatcttttttttgtatcctACCCCATATTTCTTCATCCATGAAGGGATAAAAAGAGCAATCTTTAATCAAGCCTTGTTTTGGGaaacatgcacattttccaTGGCTTTCATTATCAACCACTTTTAAATAAGATTCATGTGCAACTGATTTACGAGACCATCTGTTATAATAGGTTACAATATTTGCAGGCTAAAGGAATGTTGATGAATGGTATTTATCTCACAGTTATTCATCCAGGACACACAGCTACAAATCCACCAGTTATCTTTGGGACAGGGTTGAATCACGCAAAGTTATATAAAGAAGGAAGTGTTACACAAGTGCAATTATCAAGAGGCACCTGATCATAAAAGTAGCAATGACTATATCAACCTATTGGGACTGTCCTCTTAATAAATGCGCTTCTATTTTTTTGAGGAGTTTCCCACCTGTGGCTTTACTTTCTCTTGTGTTTCTGTCCTCCACACCAGGCTGAAGATGGTGTATCTGTGCTGGTTGTTAGTGGTGATGATGGCATATGTGTGCGTCCCCGGGTTCGGGTCGGTGTGCTGGGACAGCTCCATCTGCAACGACCTGAGTACCAAAGAAAGGATACTGGTAGGTTAAATTGTTGTATCATCTACACTGCTGCCTTCTCTCTATTACGTCTCTGTTACTTGGCCAGGAAAAATCCTCTCTATAAAGTCCCTTTAAAAGGACACAGAgacaacaacttaaaaacagactaaattaaaatttaagttgcattaaaaaaatacatttttgagcaTTAAAGCTCACTCACTCTTGGAAACAGTTGACAAAACAATCTTTCTTTAAGCTTCATTTTGGAGCTTTGGATGTTATTACATTTCTTCAGATTCTTTGTAGCTGCAGgaggagtttttgtttttgtaattctgCCGTTTATTTATCTTTCAGTCTTTCCCAGATTTCTGCCTACCCTTGTGCCAATGAAAACCAGTAAAATGTGAAGTGTTGAAGTTATGAGGGGTGGAAGTAACGAAAATGTAttgattaataaaattaaactgaatcaATGGACTGAGATGTTTAAGAGTGTCATTGTCAAATCTGGGATatttttcttggcatttttttcactgaggAGTGCCCCAGATAATGTCTCTCTGGCTGACCAGGTGCTCTTGCTTAAAGCCTGAAGGATTTTTTTAGTGAATTCTggatgaaagcagaaaataagctctgtggtaaacaaatgttttgtttagcaagataatGTTCACAGATGAACTtgcaggatttttgaagcccaaatacaatcaccagaagtaaaaggttcacattaggctataaacaaactgtaATATGGTCACATCGCTGTAAAGAGGCTGTAAATCCGTGTTCGTTGCCGCTTGGCGTGATTATGTTCTGCAGCTAGTCTCATATCTGTAGTCTCATCACTTGttgaccttttttaaaaccCATAAAATCTTCAAAGTTTATAAGGGGGGTAATTCCTGTCCATAATTCAGTCTAAATAACAATGAGACAGATTAAAGATATTGTTATTTACAGCAATTAAAGTctgttatttcagttttaaacgCAGCTTTAAGTTTTTTGCTGGgcagttttgcacattttctcaaTGCATATATGCAGAGATTTTATGACACAATACTTTAATAATGATTTATGTATGTAAATTTCAGTATCGTCTGCGAAACTTTGTTGTTTGGCATAGCTTAAGCTGATGGGAGCACAAACTACAATAAATCAGttaatgaagacaaaaaaacagtcccATTACTGTATCACCGTCAGCTCCTCACATGACCTCaagaaaacacatcattttaaaatgttcactGGTGTCTCTCTGATTCCTTCCACACAGGACTGTATCGACCTCTGCGTGTCTGTGATCCAAACTGAATTCCCACAGCTCAGTGCGTTGGCCCTGAAGTTTAATGATGATGACCTCTTACTCAGCATCATTATGGCCACCCTGGTTTCTGAAGACAAGTTATCAGAGGCAGATCTGAAAGCTCACAGTGACCTGCGACGCTCCTATTCAATGGAACATTTCCGCTGGGGCAAACCATCTGGTCGTAAACGCCGACCGATAAAAGTTTTCGCCTCTTCTCTGGAGGGAGGGGGCTCCTCGGAGGGCACTTTCCTCCCTCAGTCTCGCAGACAGCTGAGCAGTTATGAGGACGAAGTAAAGGAAGAGGCGGATGGAGGAAGTAAAAACCAGGGATTGCAGAGCGCCAGGGTCAGCTCAAAGTCACAtgtcacacaggagagaaaagatgGGACGTATCGGATGAGTCACTTCAGATGGGGGCGCCCACCTGCCTCAAAACGTAATGGTAGATTTTTGAAGCCATGGAAGGTGAAATCTCAGGGGAAGATGTCCAGTTCTCCAGTCACATTATAGTCACAGATGTGCAGATGGTAATGGGCTGAATGGAGGAGAAGGAATGGCCGGCTAGTTAAAAGAATCTAATAGCCATTGCATGTTAGTACCTGCAGGTCTAAATTTTAAATTACTGAAACTTGTCACTATAATTAGCATGTTCAATATCTTTTCTGAGCCAACAATGTGTCTGTTATTGAAACCTTAAGGAtagaaacaacatgtttttctgttaaataaaaacagtgcacCCACAGATTGCCTTGACCTCCTTGGTCTGAATTGAAAGCTTTCttaggaatgtttttttttctttttttctcatatgtaACGTAAATTGATCCATATGTTTTGATAAACAGAGAATGCCATTTCAAGGCCAGAGGTGGGTGTGAATGAAAGTATTTTGAAATCGATTCAGTTTATTTACAGTGtggtttctttttgtaaattaatataatattaaagatcatttttgtttgtcgCAAAAATACTTGTAATGGACTGATTTCATTTAATAAGCACAGACTTACAACATGAACTCTGAGGGTTAATATTAATGATACTACCAACAAGCTAATGAAGGTCACCagatgcagctgaaaacacttgaaggGAACATTTTTTCTAAGAATCAAAACTGatttagacaaaaacaaaacaaaaaagcattaaatctagaaataaataataaaattttactGGTGACAGATGGGGAAGACTGTTGACCTACTATATGGTGTATATGCAGGAAGTactacatattttttaaaaaaaatctagataaATT is drawn from Plectropomus leopardus isolate mb chromosome 16, YSFRI_Pleo_2.0, whole genome shotgun sequence and contains these coding sequences:
- the LOC121955516 gene encoding pro-opiomelanocortin-like gives rise to the protein MVYLCWLLVVMMAYVCVPGFGSVCWDSSICNDLSTKERILDCIDLCVSVIQTEFPQLSALALKFNDDDLLLSIIMATLVSEDKLSEADLKAHSDLRRSYSMEHFRWGKPSGRKRRPIKVFASSLEGGGSSEGTFLPQSRRQLSSYEDEVKEEADGGSKNQGLQSARVSSKSHVTQERKDGTYRMSHFRWGRPPASKRNGRFLKPWKVKSQGKMSSSPVTL